One genomic region from Panthera tigris isolate Pti1 chromosome D1, P.tigris_Pti1_mat1.1, whole genome shotgun sequence encodes:
- the KCTD21 gene encoding BTB/POZ domain-containing protein KCTD21 — MSDPITLNVGGKLYTTSLATLTSFPDSMLGAMFSGKMPTKRDSQGNCFIDRDGKVFRYILNFLRTSHLDLPEDFQEMGLLRREADFYQVQPLIEALQEKEVELSKAEKNAMLNITLNQRVQTVHFTVREAPQIYSLSSSSMEVFNANIFSTSCLFLKLLGSKLFYCSNGNLSSITSHLQDPNHLTLDWVANVEGLPEEEYTKQNLKRLWVVPANKQINSFQVFVEEVLKIALSDGFCIDSSHPHAVDFMNNKIIRLIRYR, encoded by the coding sequence ATGTCTGACCCCATCACACTGAACGTTGGGGGGAAGCTCTATACGACTTCACTGGCAACCTTGACTAGCTTCCCCGACTCCATGCTGGGTGCCATGTTCAGTGGAAAGATGCCCACCAAGAGGGACAGCCAGGGCAACTGCTTCATTGACCGTGATGGCAAAGTGTTCCGCTACATCCTCAACTTCCTGCGGACCTCCCACTTGGACTTGCCTGAGGACTTCCAGGAGATGGGCCTGCTCCGAAGGGAGGCCGACTTCTACCAGGTGCAGCCCCTGATTGAGGCACTGCAGGAGAAGGAGGTGGAGCTCTCCAAGGCTGAGAAGAATGCCATGCTCAATATCACCCTGAACCAGCGTGTGCAGACAGTCCACTTCACCGTGCGGGAGGCACCTCAGATCTATAGCCTCTCTTCCTCCAGTATGGAGGTCTTCAATGCCAACATCTTCAGTACCTCTTGCCTCTTCCTCAAGCTCCTTGGCTCCAAGCTCTTCTATTGCTCCAACGGTAATCTCTCCTCCATCACGAGCCACTTGCAGGATCCCAACCACCTGACTCTGGACTGGGTGGCCAATGTGGAGGGCCTGCCAGAGGAGGAGTACACCAAGCAGAACCTCAAGAGGCTCTGGGTGGTGCCAGCCAACAAGCAAATCAACAGCTTCCAGGTCTTCGTGGAGGAGGTGCTGAAAATTGCTCTGAGTGATGGCTTCTGCATCGATTCTTCTCACCCACACGCTGTGGATTTTATGAACAATAAGATTATTCGATTAATACGGTACAGGTAA